The Gimesia sp. genome segment CCGATCAATCTCAGCCAACTGTCCGGGGCCCAGGGTTTCCTGGGGATTCAGGCACCAGATTCCCTCCAGCAGCCCCTGACGACGCAGCACTTCATGAATGCCGGGGATACAACCCTGGAACCGGTTAGCCACGTCAAAGAAGGCTGCGTTGCAGTCCGTTACTTCGGTGTTCAACTGCATGATGGAAAGCGGAATGGCTTCACCGCGGGAGGCGATCTGTTGACATTCATCGAGAATTTCCACAGCCCGACTGGTCCAGACAGCCCAGTGTCCGAGCAGGCCGCCCCGGATGCGGCGTTCGAGGACATTCTCTCCCGAACGAAAACGGAATGGTGTGACCAGGTCGAGTACGATGTTGTCATCATTCCCCGTATACAGGGCGATATCTTCGCGGCCCGATTCTGCCACCGCGCGGATCACGTCCAGAGTGTGATAGCGGTTGAAGGGGGCCATTTTAATCGCGGCCACGTTTTCAATCTCACAGAACCGCCGCCAGAAGGAGTAAGGGAGCAGTCGTCCGCCCACGTCCGGTTGCAGATAGAATCCGAAGACGGGAATGATTTCAGCCACGGCGCGACAATGTTGAATCAGCGTCTCTTCATCCACTTCCTTGAGAGCAGACAGGCTGAGCAGACCATAGTGGTAGCTGGCTTCTCGTGCAATACTGGCTTCCCGTGTGGCCTGATCGGTGGGACCACAGATGCCTGTGACGCGAATCAGGGGAACGCGTCGTGTCGCATCGGCCCGGTCCATCTCTTCGCTGGCCAGTTCCAGAACGGGTTGAAACAGATCGATACCCGGTTCGCGTATTTCAAACTGTGTCGTATGCACGCCGACTGCCAGTCCGCCCACACCACTGGCGATGTAATAGCGCGAAAGTGCCCTTTGCCGGCGTTCATCCAGTTGTCGGGAGGCATTCAGGGCCAGGGGATGTGCCGGGATGGCGGTTCCCTGTTGGAGCGTTTTCGTAATGATGGACGGTGTCACAATTCGTTTGCATCCTGATTCAAAGCGAGGAAGTGATAGTCAGCTGACTTTAGAATTTGCCGCTACGCGATTCAAAGTGAGTCGGCTTGCCCAGCAGGGGGCCGTCGGTTTGAATCCAGTGTGCGATCCAGTCGAATATCTGTTCGACATCCACCAGCGGGGCTCCGTACTTCTGATGACCATACTGGCCGTTATTCAGCAGGGCGTCCCGCGCTTCACTGCCTGTGAAGTGCACCGGTTTTCCGAAGAGTTCTCCAAACCGTTCGCAGACCTCGCGCACTTTGAGAATACACGGACCGGCGACATTCAGGTAAGCCGGTGGGGTAGTGGCATCGGGCAGCGAGCAAAGCGTCATCGCATTCGCGTCTCCCTGCCAGATCACGTTGACGTAACCCATGGAAACATCAATCGTCTGTTCCTGGTAGACCTGAAGTGCGAGATCGACAAGTACACCGTAGCGGCACTCGGTGGCGTAGTTCAGGCGGATGATCGTCATCGGGATCTCCAGCGTGCGGCTGAAATGTTCGAACATTCGTTCGCGACCCAGGCAACTCATCGCATACTCACCCACGGGATCGGGCTGATCGGTTTCGACCGAACCCGAACCGTTTGCAGGGACGAGTCCGTAGATATTGCCTGTGGAAAATGCGGTGATGCGGCTGTTTCGATACTTGTTACAGACCAGGGCAGGAAGATAAGTATTCATGGCCCAGGTCAGCGATTCGTTGCCCGTGGCGCCGAATTTCATGCCCGCCATGTAGATTACGTTGGGAACGTCAGGCAGACTCTGGATGAAATCGCTATCGAGCAGATCTCCTTTGATCGTTTCAATGCCGAGGTCTTCCAGAGGCTGACGGCTGGATTCATCCGAAAAGCGGCTGACGCCGATTACGCGCCGGGTGATTCCGGCGGCTTTATCGGCGCGGAGGATCATCTGTGCCAGCGTTGGTCCCATTTTGCCCGCGATGCCCAGCAGAATCAGATCGCCGGGAGTCTGTTGCAATGCTTCAATCACGCCGGGTGTGGGGCGGCTGAGCAGTTCTTCGAGTTGTGCGACGTTCTCAATTGTTTCGGGAAATTCCTGAGGCATGGTGTCCCTGGGTATTTGTGGTCGTGTGGGAGCGATATGAAATCGAGTTCAATAACTTAAGGTTCCTAAGCATTATGGCAGGTTTCTCCCGGAAATGGAAACGTACTGGAAATGTGCACGAAACAAGGCTCAATGCGGGGGGAGTTCGCAGGCCAGCAGCTGATCCCAGTCGGGTTGATCAGCCGAGTTCTGGGAAAAATGGCTGGCGACGATCTGCCCCTTGTCAAGAATCAGCGCTGCTCCCAGCTGTTGCACATCTTTACCGGGGATGCCTGGCAGATGACCGGAGAGGATTGTCGTCTTGAAGCCGGACCACCAGATTGCAGGTCCGGCGACTTCAGAAAGCCTGCCGCGTTTGACCTGGAAGAGCTCATACAGTTTGCGCTCCGGATCACTGAAAGAGTGGACGTCCTGCAGTTGATAGCGGGCCAGCAACTGGCTTGCCTGTTGAGGTTCCATCATATGGACGATGGCAAGTTGCAGGCCGCGTTCTGTGAGTTCAGCGGACAGGGACTGCAGTTGGGCCAGAACCTCACGGCAGAAAGGGCAGCCGCCGTGCCTGAGGAACACGACGAGTACGGGGGCCTCATTGGAGAGGTCTGCCAGCGTCCTGCCACGGGAGGAAGGGAATGCCGCGAGTGCTTCCTGAAAGGGGATCTGATCCATGATGCGCTCTTTTACTTAGACACTGAGGGTTTCAGTTAACTGCTGAGTGCCAGTTTACCATAACGCGTTCGGATGTTCGCGGTGAAAGTCATCGATTTGCTGCACCGTGTCTTCGACTTTTTCCAAATCGGTGTAGTACATCGCGCTGGGATCGATCTGGTGTGCTTCCAGGTGTTCTATTTTCGCACGGATCTGCGGGACCCGGGCGATGCGGGGGAGTGCCACGAACCAGACCAGGCTGAGGGCACCGGTTACCAGCAGAAAGCCTGACCAGCGCCGGCGCAGACCAGCAGAGTGGTTTGGGGAATCAGATTTCGGACAATCGTGAGGCACTGGTACACTGACTGGTAGAGACACTAAAAGAGTTCGCTGATCACTTCACCATGATCTACGGCTATCGTAGGTCTTCCAGAGTGATCCGGGAAGTGCATTTCCGGATCCATGCCTAATACACGGTAAATCGTATGATGAATATGACCGGGACGGACGGGACGGTCCGCAGGGGCATCCCCCAGACGATTGGTGGCGCCGACAATCCGGCCCCCTTTGACACCTCCGCCGCCCAGCAGGCAGAACATGGAGTTGCCCCAGTGGTCGCGGCCGGGCGTTCCCTGGCTTAATGGAGGTCCACCGTTGCCGCCATCGTTCATGCGGGGAGTGCGGCTGAATTCACCACACAACACGACCAGCACCTTTTCACTGAGACCGCGTTGTGCGAGGTCTTCAAACAGGGCGCTCACGGCCTGGTCGACACGGGGGAGATAACTTTCCATCCCGCTCTGCAGGTTCCAGTGATGGTCCCAGCCACCGAAGTGCACGGTGACGAAGGTGGTTCCCGCTTCCACCAGACGGCGGGCCAGCAGGACACTCTGTCCCCAGGTGTGGCGCCCGTATTGATCGCGAAGCTTTTCGTCTTCGGATTTCAGATCAAAGGCGCGGCGGGCTTTTTCGCCGGTGACCATGTCGTAAGCTTTCTGGTCCAGACGATCCATGGAATCGAGCATGCCCGACTGGTCCACATCTCTGCGGAGGCGATCAAATGTTTTGAGCAGGTCTTTGCGGTCTTTGAGCCGCTGGAGGGAGAGCCCGTTGATGGGGCTCAGGTTCTGGACCTGGAAATTCTGGTTGTTGGGATCCGAGCCGGTTTCGAAGGGATCGTATTGGACTCCCAGGAAGTTGCCGCCGAAGTAACCGGGACGCAAACCGATGCTCGACGCGTAAGGGACGGAGACGTAGGCCGGCATCCCCGGATCACGCGGACCGAGAACCTTGGTAGCCATCGAGGCGATAGACGGATTCCGACCGGGTGTGCTGCCACCGCTGACGCCTCCCCGTCCGGTGAGCATCCAGTGTCCGCCGGTAAAGTGGTCGCCGGTATTGTGGTGCAGAGAACGAACGACCGAGAACTTGTCTGCACATTTCGCCTGGAGCGGAAACAACTCGGTAATGTCCATGCCGGGGACGTTAGTATGAATCGGATTCCAGATGCCCCTGTATTCGCTGGGGGCTTCGGGCTTCATGTCATAGGTGTCGAGGTGGCTCGGTCCGCCATCGAGCCAGAGCAGAATGACGGAGGTATCTTTCTTTGGGATGCCGTTCTGAGCTGCGTTTGCTTTCGCATGCAGGATCTGTGAGAGGCTGGCCGAGCCCATGCCCGCCATACCGACCTGCAGGAAGTGACGACGGCTGAGACCGTCACAATATTTGCCGCTTTTGCCAAACTCGACACGGAACATAATTGCGCTCCAGAACGCGACTAAGAAATAAGTGAACGTTGATGTATTTTAGAATCCTCTCTCTGGTTTCGTCAATAACGAAGCGCTCTGTTTCAAGTGAGAGAGCGGGAATCAGGGGAGAGGGCAAACAGCGAAGCAGGACGGTCAGCTGATGGCTGCGGACTTCTCTTTCGCCGCCCGATAAATGACGCCGTTGATTTCAGCCCCCATCATCAGAATCGCTCCGGTCATATACAACCAGACGAGTAACACAATGAATCCCCCCAGGGTGCCATAAGTTTCGTTGTAGTGTGCAAAATTTTCGACATACTCACGAAAGCCCAGCAACATGACCACCCAGCTGACAACAACAAACAGGCTGCCCGGAGTGATGATGTTCCAGGGAAGTCTGACACTGGGAACGGCCCAGTAAATGACCGAGGTCGAAATCAGCATGAAGCCGCAGGCAACTGACCAGCGGGTACCGGCTGAGAGCAGGACGTGCAGCCAGGGCATATCAAAATTGGACAGCAGCAGGCGGGCCATCGCGGGGCCGACCACCAGCAGAATCATGGCAAGTAACAACAGGAACAGCACAAAAAATGTCAGCAACAGGGAGAGTCCGCCCGCTTTGAGTAACTTTCTGCGATGATCGACTTCAAACACGGCATCCAGTCCTTTACCCATCGTGAGGAACAGGCGCATGCCCCCCCAGGATAGAAGGACCACCCCGCCCATGATCAGACTGAAAGTCGTTTTCTTCTGGATGTCGGCGATCTGGTCGAACAGGATTTGGGAGAGATCATGGGGCAGTCCCATATTGATGGCATTCTCCATACTGCGAATCAGGCCCTCGATGGGGAGTTGAGCCACACAGCCAATCAGGACCATCAGCAGAGGGAAGAGCGTGAAGATGGCGTAATAGGCGAACTGTGCGCTCTGGGCGCTAAGGCGGTGCTGGTTGTAGCCGATAAAGGCGCGACGGACCAGATCCCAGGGAGTCAGGCCTCCTAATTTCCACATCGCGAGAAAGCCGATTTTGCTCAGATCAAGTTGTTCGGTTTTGTTCATGTTTGTTTAATCTGTTCTATTACAACGGCTTACGGCAACGCGAACCTCTGGCAGCTGAACGACAATAAAAATCGTTAAAATTCCTATAATCATTAAAGGTTAACATTGGGAAAGGTCGATCTCAGAGATAGAGGGTTCTCTCTGCAGGGGATCCTGCGACTGTCACTCCGCGAGTGACGACCACTTTTACGAACTGAGATTGACCGGATTTTCCAAATGAATTCGTTACTGAAATTAAGTGTGGGTATTTTATTCTGTCTTCCTCTGACCGGCTGCGCCGGACCAGGTTATTACGATCCGTCGACCGGCATGGTCTGCGGTGGTGAGATGTACGGCCCCACCAACTTCATGGATGATATCAGATGTTCGCTTTCAAAGCACCGCGCACAGCGGATGCAAAAGCTATGCTGTAATTCCTGTGATCCGTGTAATACCTGTGATCCCTGCGGTGGCTGCAATACCTGCGGTCCTTTCAAGAAGCATGGGTTTGGTAAGAAGTTCCCTTCTACACTGGCTTCGGGAACCTTCAGCTATGGTGGCTGGGATGAAGGCCCCATG includes the following:
- a CDS encoding DUF1501 domain-containing protein, yielding MFRVEFGKSGKYCDGLSRRHFLQVGMAGMGSASLSQILHAKANAAQNGIPKKDTSVILLWLDGGPSHLDTYDMKPEAPSEYRGIWNPIHTNVPGMDITELFPLQAKCADKFSVVRSLHHNTGDHFTGGHWMLTGRGGVSGGSTPGRNPSIASMATKVLGPRDPGMPAYVSVPYASSIGLRPGYFGGNFLGVQYDPFETGSDPNNQNFQVQNLSPINGLSLQRLKDRKDLLKTFDRLRRDVDQSGMLDSMDRLDQKAYDMVTGEKARRAFDLKSEDEKLRDQYGRHTWGQSVLLARRLVEAGTTFVTVHFGGWDHHWNLQSGMESYLPRVDQAVSALFEDLAQRGLSEKVLVVLCGEFSRTPRMNDGGNGGPPLSQGTPGRDHWGNSMFCLLGGGGVKGGRIVGATNRLGDAPADRPVRPGHIHHTIYRVLGMDPEMHFPDHSGRPTIAVDHGEVISELF
- a CDS encoding SelL-related redox protein is translated as MDQIPFQEALAAFPSSRGRTLADLSNEAPVLVVFLRHGGCPFCREVLAQLQSLSAELTERGLQLAIVHMMEPQQASQLLARYQLQDVHSFSDPERKLYELFQVKRGRLSEVAGPAIWWSGFKTTILSGHLPGIPGKDVQQLGAALILDKGQIVASHFSQNSADQPDWDQLLACELPPH
- a CDS encoding dihydrodipicolinate synthase family protein, giving the protein MTPSIITKTLQQGTAIPAHPLALNASRQLDERRQRALSRYYIASGVGGLAVGVHTTQFEIREPGIDLFQPVLELASEEMDRADATRRVPLIRVTGICGPTDQATREASIAREASYHYGLLSLSALKEVDEETLIQHCRAVAEIIPVFGFYLQPDVGGRLLPYSFWRRFCEIENVAAIKMAPFNRYHTLDVIRAVAESGREDIALYTGNDDNIVLDLVTPFRFRSGENVLERRIRGGLLGHWAVWTSRAVEILDECQQIASRGEAIPLSIMQLNTEVTDCNAAFFDVANRFQGCIPGIHEVLRRQGLLEGIWCLNPQETLGPGQLAEIDRIYEAYPHLNDDAFVAEHLDDWLSG
- a CDS encoding NAD-dependent epimerase/dehydratase family protein, producing the protein MPQEFPETIENVAQLEELLSRPTPGVIEALQQTPGDLILLGIAGKMGPTLAQMILRADKAAGITRRVIGVSRFSDESSRQPLEDLGIETIKGDLLDSDFIQSLPDVPNVIYMAGMKFGATGNESLTWAMNTYLPALVCNKYRNSRITAFSTGNIYGLVPANGSGSVETDQPDPVGEYAMSCLGRERMFEHFSRTLEIPMTIIRLNYATECRYGVLVDLALQVYQEQTIDVSMGYVNVIWQGDANAMTLCSLPDATTPPAYLNVAGPCILKVREVCERFGELFGKPVHFTGSEARDALLNNGQYGHQKYGAPLVDVEQIFDWIAHWIQTDGPLLGKPTHFESRSGKF
- a CDS encoding YihY/virulence factor BrkB family protein, with the translated sequence MNKTEQLDLSKIGFLAMWKLGGLTPWDLVRRAFIGYNQHRLSAQSAQFAYYAIFTLFPLLMVLIGCVAQLPIEGLIRSMENAINMGLPHDLSQILFDQIADIQKKTTFSLIMGGVVLLSWGGMRLFLTMGKGLDAVFEVDHRRKLLKAGGLSLLLTFFVLFLLLLAMILLVVGPAMARLLLSNFDMPWLHVLLSAGTRWSVACGFMLISTSVIYWAVPSVRLPWNIITPGSLFVVVSWVVMLLGFREYVENFAHYNETYGTLGGFIVLLVWLYMTGAILMMGAEINGVIYRAAKEKSAAIS